In Ictalurus punctatus breed USDA103 chromosome 18, Coco_2.0, whole genome shotgun sequence, the genomic stretch ACATCgcacaaaaaaagcaaatggtGCACACGCATTATGATATAATGATTTGAAACTCACTTCTTGATATATAATCTACTCTTGGTAACATTGAATAAGCCTTCTCTTGAGCAGGTTTGGAGCTTTAGAACTTGTTGTCATGGCAGCACGAATGAGTTTTGTTCAAAAGACAACAAAAGTCTAGGATTGTGTCAGATAACCAACACTCCATTGTGTCAATAAATCCACTTAACCTAGAAATTCAAGTACAGAGCACagatatcctttttttttttttcagagccAGAGGGTTTTATGAATTATGTTATTGTTTCCTTCCCTGCATTTagatatttttgatcacttggtAACACACAATACATTGTATAGCTCTTAAATTTCTGGTCATATGTGTTACTTCTTCTTGCAGATTGTGTATAAGGGAAACCCGTATGCTCCCCATAACTCCACCGCATATGCTACCTATGAGAGAGGGGTGGAGGTGGGCTGCTGGGGGCTGTGCATCAATGCTGTGTCCTCTGCTCTCTATTCCTGTGAGTATTTACCTTGCTGTGCCCTGTCACTGCTCTTCTAATGTGTGCACAGAATACATTAAACGGGATCTCTATTGAGAGATAAGAGAATTGGAGTTGCCATTCATCAAAAGGAGAAGCGGTGATTATATCTAAAGCAGATTTGCAAAACAAAAgttcaggcaaaaaaaaaaaaaaaacaacaacaccaccaccttTGCGTACTGCAAAGTCAATCAGCTAGGACATGTTTGAGGTttgaagtttgcttctttaattTTTgcgctggagctgtgaggttaAAGTGGGGCTTAGACTGTCCAGAAAGCTCAATCTTGTTGTACCCGTGACACTGAATGACTCAATCTCTCATTAATGAAGGTGTTTGAGGTGTTCTGAGGACATCACAGCTTAAAAGTGTTATGGTTTTATATTAGTACTAaaatttctctgtaacatgacaaaatgcattttttgccttattaactagaaaaagagaggctggtcaGGGAACAACTGTTATAACAACtgttataactgctataacgtCGATGATAACAGGAGCAAACTTGTTTTTTGCAGCTGTTCCACGGCATTAAATTaagctaaaattattattattttttgcttgaAAGATGATTCTTTAATAaagaatatttttattgttttgccAATTGCTGtgataaaagagaaataaaacacttctggacaTACTGATGAAGGAAAACAATCCACTtccttgattattttatttatatatatatataatgtgatcaacaaaaataatgaacaaccttctgaccaattacaTTCAATCATTTAGATTCAACTGTgctatggtatgtatgtatgtatatatatatatatatatatatatatatatctcacagcACAGTTGGATCTAAATGATTGAATGTAATTGGTCAGAGGATTGGTCATTATTTTTGTAGAACAGCGCGGCTCAGACTGTCGTTCCGGCTGTAACGTGAACGAtgggttaatattaatgcgctgattataatacgttattgtttctgtaggaACAGCTCAGACAGATGCGCCATATACGTTAAAAATCTAAATCAAATTTTGGAGCATGATGCTAACGTATTACCTGTTACCTACTttagcctcatagctccagtgcaaaactaaagaagcaaacttgaGACACTCACATGACTTGGCTGACCAGCTACATTTGGGATTATGGgaatattctgtatatttatttttgcctaTTGCTTCTTTGATTATGGCTATGATGTGTCTGTTTTTGCATGTGCAGACGTACAGAGGCTGCTACTGCCCTACATTGGCTTGAAGGGTCTCTACTTCATAGGCTACTTTGTGTTTGGATTGGGCACGGGTCTGATTGGTCTGTTTCCCAATATCATCTCCACGCTGacactgtgctgtgtgttcGGCGTGATGTCCAGCACACTTTACACCATCCCGTTCAACCTGATCTCAGAGTACCACAAGGAGGAggaggtctgtgtgtgtgtgtgtgtgtgtgtgtttgtgtgtgtatgtgtgtgtatgtgtgtgtgtgtgtggtggaaaCGTGGGCAGTTAATTCATGCCAGAATAAAAGCCGAACGGAGGCAGCTGGGCTTGATAGCGCGTGTGCTGGCGATTGTGTGTAGTCATTATATACAACTGTGGAAGTACAGATTGTTTTGTCACAGTGGTATTCCTTGAACCTAGATGCATCACTGACTGGAACATCTCATTCTTAGATGTGCACTGCAGCAGCGCAGATTCACATTCAATCGTTCTTGTGCTCAGAGAAAGTAGAGGGGAGAAATCATGGCTATTGAAATGATTGACAGCTGAATCAAGGACAAGGCGCACCATCCTTACATGACATTCCTCTCCTTCAAACCTCACTGCGGTCATGCTGGATCGAAAGtccttttattttcacttttttatatgGTGTGGTTGAAATGGTTTTGATTTTTGATGCATGAAAAGATTgttgtgtaaggaataaaacgctctGTGTTGTCGTATTATAGAGAAATAATCTACAATAAGGTAGTGTGAGGAAACTTtttctgtttatagttatgtttacatttgctGGAAGGTCTACAGAACATTCCTGTTACCTTGcgatcatgtgaaaaaaaaaataagtacaccctatggaaattgtttgtttgttgttgttggtttttttttttgacatatttggacaagcaaatatttgatcatctaatgtaaatgtaaaactgtacatATTTATCACAGATCACAGTTCTGTACATTGacgtagtaaaaaaaaaaaaatcaatgttaaAGGTTATAATAGAATGCACAggatcaaataaaaatatgcatGGGATAAACTCAAAGATAAAGTGAAATATAAGTCCAAAACCAAACTTAAGGCGttacaaaatgtacaaatatagagcaaaataaaacaaatataaaataaataaaattaatcaaaCAATTAAAAGGGATTTCAAAGTAATTCAGTAGAAATAAAACGAGGAGGTACTTTTAATTAAATGCtaagttaaaaaatatattttttctttctatgaccaaagtgttttaataaaataatctgtgtaataatttgtcataatattgattttttttttcttctttttttgaatGAAAGTATggcaataaaacatttataacgTTATgtaattttttgtgtgtttgtttgctatagctgtaatacatttaattaatgTTGAATGATCTTTTCCATTCTGTCCTGCAGGAGAAGAGGAAGCAGAGTGGGAAGGGCGAATCTCTGCAGAGCAGAGGGACGGGAATGGACTGCGCAGCTCTGACTTGTATGGTGCAGTTAGCTCAGATCATAGTGGGAGCTGGACTCGGAGCTCTGGTCAATATGGCCGGTAGCGTGATAGTGGTGGTTCTGTCGGCTTCAACCGTGTCCCTTTTCGGCTGCCTGTTCATTACTGTCTTTATTAAACATGTACACTGACctgaaaacaatgaaataaacacaatgaCTCTCTTACAAGTCTCTTTCATCTAAATCTCATACTTGTGACTATTTGAGATTTAGATTTTACTCCACATGGTTCCATGTGCACCATGTTGATCAGCTCAcagtgatctctctctctctctctctcttcacaaaCATCAAACCGACCTCCACAGCTCTCCGGGACAGTAGCTCTTCTCAGAACATTCTACAGTGAAGATCAATATTTTAGTTCCTTCAATACCGTCATTAATGGTTGAGGTCATGGGGTTTCACACACaactgaaacaacaacaaaaaaaatcattacaattcattcattcctcttcTGTAAATACTTTATTCAGGTCAGTGTCTCAGTGGCTCTCAGTTTAAACTtagaacattatttattttgcttgtattttttctcatttgttagtcgctttggataaaagcgtctgctaagtgaataaatgtaaatttaattaaTATCATTGTAATTCCCATATTCTGTAGTACGGTATATAGTGTTCATAAATTCAGCTCAATATTTTCCCTTTATCTAAAGGGATTACAGTGAATGTTCTTGACGTAATACTTTCACAAGGGGAAGCGTTCAGTTTTTGAAATATATCTTGAAATCAGGCTAAAATGTCAAACGTTAGTACAATGATAAAACTCATACCTTGGCTTTCCACTCTTGACGTTCTGAAGGCATGACCGTAAAGTCATGCCCCGGTATTTAGGTACGAGTTGTGTTAAAACATTTTACCAAATGGTCACTAAGCAGCAGGAGGTCAGTGCCTGCTGTCAGTCAACTGCGAATGAAATTTAGGAGCGATTTCATGGGAATAACGTTTTGTCGAGATAACTCAAGGGTTTATTtcccatatttaacaaagagggAAAACGACAAACTAGGCGAGCTCAAAATCCGAGCAGCTTTGGGTTAAACTTTGGTGAGCTTTTCACTGAAATATGTAGAATAAAACTTTTAACTAGGATAGagcatattttattttgttgtatttatttatttattttcttcgaAGATGATAGTCATGGTCTTGtcctgtgtagtgtgtgtgggagacTAACCTGAAAACATTTCTAATTTCATATCTAAGCAACTGGAAAGGTTTACAATTAAATTACTGTTATCTTAAACGGGCAGCTCGACCGTCTGGCAGACGTCCATAATTACTTATCTGTGTGAATTTGGGaggaaaattaataaataaacaaaaataaataaatgaataaatctctGAAATTTATATTGAATGTGATCCAGTTAGTAAGAATTAATTAAAcattgaattatatatatataaatatatatatatatatatatatatatatatatatatatatatatatatatatatatatatatatatatatatatatataaaaatttcaTTTTGTGCCTGGTCAGGTCACCAGTTCTACATCGAATTATGAGAATAAAATGTATCTGTTTGGTTGTTCAAAGAGCTTAACataaactttttaaaacctttAACCTGTCTTCCATGcaatttgtgtttaatttcaaCTCAAGCAACAGGTCCATAAACACAacgttatataatatatatatatttttaataatattcattgtttattgaacatttattgGAGGTGTGGACGTTAGTCTCTTTCTCATGCTAATGAAATAACGAACTTAGGCGATGAGTGACGAGCACCTCCAAAGAGGTAGCTTTGACAGTAACAGGTTAAAAAGAGAAATACAGAACCATTGATGTGTAAttgctttatttaaacatttgatgattTTCACTCTCCTAAAAGCACATTGTTGATTAACTTCACATCATAGACACACATCGGTCCTGACTGCATTTTGATTCATAATCGAGATGAACACATGGATTACGACCACAAACTGATGCACAAACAGACTGTACACACCCGTAATGCTTCCTCTGTggaataataaatgtttttttttttgtttgtttgtttgttttaaagcagctgcttgattttttacatttactgcattttaattaatacaatcattttaaagaaaaaagtttttttttaaaaagacacttaaaataatgaatttacttttaattgattgattatttacctgtaatagcaaaaaaaaaacatttattaaagagaaaaaaatattgtaataaattaataattcattCAGAATACAATATTGTCTACCCTGCTGTTTATTGGTAAATGTGGCAACAGGTGTTTGGGAGCCCATGTGAATTTGCATACTTCTGACATGCAATCTGTGAATGTTCCCCAAGCAACAAGTTTATGTTCAAATACAGTTCCGTTTGGTAATATTTCCTGGAGACCCTTTTAAGAGTTCTGGTGTTGAGTCAACCAAGAATAACGCCTAAAATGTCTTCCAGGATCAggttgtgttgggttttttttttttttgggtacaGTTTACGTGCTGTTCGGCAGAAGGTCATTTCTCCTGTTATACACCACAACACCGGGTGGGTAGAAGACGAGGCCAGGGTCGGGTGTGCTGAGTGGCACTACAGAGCGCTTCTGTTTCACATCCTCTGGTTTGCTGCAGGCCGTGAAGGGTCGCGTATTCGTACTGGAGGGCGAAGCGATCTTCCAGAAGAGCTCCTTGAGCGCCTTCCTGAACTCTCTCCGCATGAGGCAGTAGAGCAGCGGGTTGAGGCAGCTGTTGGAGTGCGCCAGGCACACGGTCACTGGGAACACGTAAACCTGCGCGGTGTAGTACTCGTAGCTGAAATGCACGGCGTTCAGCTTAATCAGGATGCCCCAAGTGGTCAGTGCCTGGTTAGGCAGCCAGCACAAGAAGAAGCACAGCACCACGATGGTGACCGATTTGGTCACTTTGGAGCGCCTTCTGGCGCTGGACGCATTGGCGCGCTTGTGCGTAACGAAGCGCAGCAGAAGCAGGTAGCACATTGAGATGATCCCAAACGGCACCAGGAAGCCGAGCAGAACCTTCTGGGCGTGATAGAGGCCGAGCCAGAACTGCGCGTCGCCGTTAGGGTCGGGGAACTTAACCAAACACAGGTCCTCGTTGGACACGGTGGCCGTGGTAGAGAAAATGGCATGTGGTAACGCGGCCACAACTGCTGCCGTCCAGATCACGGCGCTGATACAGCACGCAGACGGACGCTTGCGCCTGCGTCCGCTCTTCAGCGCCGACGCCACGGAATGGTACCTCGCCACACTCATGGCGGTCAGGAAGAACACGCTGGCGTACATACTGGTAGCTGTGACATACGACACGATCTTGCACATCGCCCTGCCAAAAGGCCACGTAAAATCCAGCGCGTTCTCCACCGCCCAGAACGGCAGCGTGAGCACGAACTGGAAGTCGGTGACCGCTAGCCCAGTCACGAACAGGTTAATGGACGACTTTTTCCACGCGTGTTTTGACTTCATGAGGTGCAGCACGAGCAGGTTGCCGACCAAACCGAGCGCGCACACCACCGAGTAAATAGTGGAGATAAGGATGCGCAACACGGCTGAACCATCGCTCATCAAGTCGCTGCGCTCCGGGAAGTCCGTCCATGAGTGGTTCGCGCTTCTGTTTAGCATGAAACTCGCGTTccgctccgtgatgtcgtcgcGCATTCCCGAGCTGTGCTGCATCTCCGACGCTCATCGTATCCTCTCCGTGCTCTGTGTTAACTCGTGAAACACTTGTAGTTTCATACTTTCCATGTCCGCACACAATCTCGTCCTGGAACAAAACAGTTCAGACACACCATGGAACTGATACACACCTCAAAACCGGGATTACAGCAGTGAAAAACAATGATGTTAGAACATTCCTTGTGCTCCGAAGAGACCCCGTGTGGAGTTTGGGAATCAATCGTTCGCGCTTGTGAAGCAGACATGAGCTCGGATCTGtcccactctctttctctctacctcTCGGTGTGATCTGTGCGTTCTGGTTTGCGCTCCGTTCTGTGCGGCGCGTTTTTATGGACGCGCGTAGCTGTGGATTGGACGCGCGCTTTTACGCTCCAGCGCACCGCTGCCCAACGCGCTTTGAGGAAATTTTCAACAGTTCGACTGTTTAGTCAAGGCTTGGAAGAGTTTTATCATAGAAAGGTATGTCAGGTTTGACAACAGACATGCACAATTTCAGTTCCCTGAGATTAGCCATGCGCAATTGTGGCAATAACATTTTCACCAGCTTTGTTCTAGCTTAAAGCCATGACTCATGTTCTCAGTATGTATATACTTACAATCTTATAGCATTTATACGACTTTCATACATTTCATCGTTTCACTCTTATAGCTatactgtaattatttataatctaatttttaaatttattatttcaaaaaaaaaaatctggtgtCATCCAGAAGAGGAAGggtttgagtctggttcctctcaaggtttcttcatcatgtcatctcagggggTTTCTTCTTGCCAATTcttgtcgcctctggcttgctcattggGGTTCTAAATCTACGTCCTATTTGTTATTAAACACTCTATACAAATACCATTTAATAAATTGATTGGCTGTTTGTGGCCAATGGTAAGGAGGTAAGTACGATCTGATTTTGACAATTTCTCTGCATTCTCCAAATGCATTAGGCTGTACTTTAGGACCTAAATGTCCTAAATCAGGTTCCCACGCATCctagaaaaacaaaatgaaaatgcatCAATGTGCCAAACTGAACTACTGAGTCATTGAGATATTTTAGCATATTTTCTCTGATACTATATTGCATGCATAAATAAACGGTCTAGATCTTGTAATCCAGCAAAGTCAGTGCGTAtaaatttatttgatttttaatttaccAGGAGAATTCTGTCGGGAATCTGTTTTGCTTTGAGGCTGACTtgcaatttttatattttggtgGAGATCAAACGTCtcgacaagtttttttttttttttttttttttttaacacaaactgcaggttttatttaaaaataaataattaaacctGGAAGAGTcaaaaggtttccttttggttactaaggttagctgcattaataattatgtcgtTATGGCTAATTAACGATTGTATATTGTTGAAGATGATCAAAATCTGTATTGAGACACTTGCCTACCGTCGTATATTATAAATGGGGAAGCATTAATAGTGATGCTGGGAACAGGTATTGGTCTGGCATCAGACTcatttactcatactcataaAAACTGATCTGATACCAAAATCTGATATCATGTGATACTATGTAATGTAACGCATTGTATGTACATTGTGTATGTGCCACAGCTGTTGTATGAGAAAGGAGGGCTGTCTGGTAGGTGAGAATTAGCAAGTAACCAAATTGGGGACAAAATAGGGAGGAAagtccagaaaaaaaacaaaaaacaccaagaCCTCCATTACTAGCATCAGTATTTTTCTTGGAGAGCCTCTATCTGTCACTGATTCTGAAGCAATGATGACAATAAAATCGGCTTTACTTAGAGCTGTATAGAAACACTTTAATGAAGTTGAATAAAACCTGTTCTTCTCCACTGCAACCCTACTCGATCCAAGGAAACTGATGTAGCTAGATATGCACTTCTATTACAATGAGCTGTAAAGAATGAACCTAGTAGTGTACATGCTTGAaacataataatgaataaaaggaTGTCTCTGATTGGTTAATACTACGGTTATTCATTTCAGTGTCAGTACTGGTGAGTAACAAAAACATGTACGTACACCCGTTCTGAAGAAAAACGGTATTGACGGATCCCTAGATTACAACCAGCAACCAGTGTGCTCCATGAATTGCTGTGTATCCTCAGGTTTTCATTAAACCAAAGAGGCCTTCAGGTTCAATGAATCGAGCTTTTGCTCTTGCTCGGttgtaatgaaaacctgcagctaCACTGACACGTTAAAAGATTAAACTGCACTGAGAAACGGCACAGGACCCATGGTGGAAAATGTTCTGGTTCATGCTggaactctttctctctctctctctctctctctctctctctctctctctctctctctctctctctctctctctctctctctttctcaatgaccttattaaatacattattgAAACACTCCtagaaaaaaacattcttcaaaGGTTCTTTAAGGGGTCATTGGATAATTCGAGCTTTATACTGAAGCATTTAAAAAGTGGCTGTGGTCTGATAGGGACACACTCTGTTGTAGGATTCTATAGCCATATAACTGAGTATGTCCCTATCACCACATGCTGGACTTCCTAGTAGAACACTTTGTTTAGGTTGCTAAGAACTCTTACCCCTAACAAAGAACCTGTGAGAAAACAATTTTCCTAAAAGTGTATTTTTCATGACTTCTCAGCTAACAATTTTAGGCAAGCAGTACATTATTAAATGTTCGATTCTTATAATGCTTCGCCTCCCAGGTTCTCAGGGTGTTCTTACATAATGTTCTTAAACATTCCTACAGCATCGCCAGGGCATTTTTAGTTGTAGGAACAATAACCTTAAGTAAGTAACGTTTCCTTCAGTGACCCTTGTGTGACAAATATTTCAATCATTAGTGTTTTTATGGAACTTTAGTGTGTttttatggtttaaaaaaaaatacagaacatTCTGAAATAATTCTTTCTTAGTTGAATGAAACATCATCTGTGTCCAAAATGCTCTTTCAATtgttcttagcttcctaaagggGTTCTACCTTTATCGtagtcagggttgcagtggatcctgAGCCTACAGTTTTAGATGTAAACATTTATGATTGGTTTCCTACATGTGCATAAAGATTGATAATTAACACTGTGCTCAGAAGTGGTTTATTAAATAGGGTACTATGTAGTCAATAAGGTGTAATTGGTCAACTTAGTCTAGAATATTCCAGCATGGAACTTTGATATAAGGAAATAAAACCTTTCTGAGACTGTGACACACAAAGGTTTATTGAGAGTTCTAGATTTAAGAGTGCACCATCTTCTAACCCATACAGAGGGACAAATACATGCTCTCGGACTCCCAGCCATCATTAGGCTTCAAATTCACAAAGCAAAGCCAGACAGCCTTGTCTCACAAGAGCAGCTTCAAAAGCTCTTGGCAAACTTTTcaacatttttcttttgaagCCGTGAGACCGTTCTATTTCTCCTTGAAGCACGTGCTAAATGATGCTCACGCTGAGTGTCGTTCATCCTGTTATCTATAATTAAACATCATAGGGAGTCAGACTCCTGGAGCAAAAAGCATGGAGGTTGTGGCGGGAGCAGGACTACAGACTGGGCTAACAGGATGTCAGACATAATAGTGGATAACATGgcatggatggatagataatcGCACAgatattcagaaaaaaaaaatcagctatCTTAGTTTTTCGAATCCAATTCAATCAAAAATGAAAAGATTTCTCACACTAACAGTACTTGCACACGTATTAAAATAGCTTTATTCACAACGTTTCGGTCTCTTGACCTACATCAGGTATATACAAACAATCTCTTCTCCACAATctcatttaaaatcaacacatGACCAATCATTGCAATGATCCATCATTACCAAACACAATCAGTGACGTAATACATCATTGTAGCCACATCATCATATAAAAGGGTTACATGAAAAATTTACAAATTACATAGACAAATAAACCTAACTCTACAGCTTCACATTAAACAATGCTTCATCGTCCATGCCTATATGTGATAAAGTCTGAGTAACAATGCAAAATAACTCATGTCTCTGTTGCAGCATGTCTATATCGCCCCCTCTCGGTGGCacaggaaacatcatgattcaAAGAGAGACAATGGACCGCAACAGAATAATTAACATCGTTTCTTCTAAAAGAACTCTTATGTTCACTAATTCTTTGTTTTAGTTGGTGTGATGTTTTCCAAACATAACCGAGACCGCAAGGACACCGAATCAGATAGACCACATGAGTGGAAGCACAAGTAATGAccgaattatatatatatattttttgttgttgttttttgtttttaaaaaaaaaactttcctatGCACCTATCAcccacaggtgtgtgtgaggtaaaTTGTTGATTGAATAATCCGAttcaattaaaatttatttctgtaaaaaaagGGGGTGTGGCTTCAGCTATAAAGTCTATAGCACAGTTGTAGGGGTTGACGAAGAGAGAGACTACTGGCCATGGTTTTGCTAAACACCTCGCTGTAATCTTGGTATTCTGGAGGGTTAATCATTTGGACTGTGGTTTCGGGACTTTCAATGGACGTAGAGGCCACATTGGCTGAGGGGGTAAGGAGACAGTTGGCACAGGCATAGCTGGAGCCAAGGCTCAGAGCTGTGCTAGCTGTTTGGCGAGCATGTTAATCTACTGCTGCTGCTCTCCTATAACGTGACCCTGTGCCACTAGTGCTTGGGCTAACCTACTGCAGGGCACaatggcacacacacattcatacactatggacaatttgtaaatgccaatcagcctacaacgcatgtcttgcTAGCTAGTGAATGATAATATTGAACATACAAGCATACTAATGTATACCCATCCCTTTTTTGTTGCCAG encodes the following:
- the rxfp3 gene encoding relaxin-3 receptor 1; its protein translation is MQHSSGMRDDITERNASFMLNRSANHSWTDFPERSDLMSDGSAVLRILISTIYSVVCALGLVGNLLVLHLMKSKHAWKKSSINLFVTGLAVTDFQFVLTLPFWAVENALDFTWPFGRAMCKIVSYVTATSMYASVFFLTAMSVARYHSVASALKSGRRRKRPSACCISAVIWTAAVVAALPHAIFSTTATVSNEDLCLVKFPDPNGDAQFWLGLYHAQKVLLGFLVPFGIISMCYLLLLRFVTHKRANASSARRRSKVTKSVTIVVLCFFLCWLPNQALTTWGILIKLNAVHFSYEYYTAQVYVFPVTVCLAHSNSCLNPLLYCLMRREFRKALKELFWKIASPSSTNTRPFTACSKPEDVKQKRSVVPLSTPDPGLVFYPPGVVVYNRRNDLLPNST